The DNA segment gtattgatatttttttgaaaaaacttaTTTGTATTACTAAACCATTGCAGAATGCAGACATCATCATCAATACATTAGACAAGGAAAGATGCTGCACCATTGAATTTCAACATCCAGAGCCCGTGAAGTCTTCATTGGTGTATCATCACCCTTCACATGCAGGGACCATACATCATACCATATCAAATCAAATCCATTCATAGCAGGTAACACTCAATTCAATTCTCTTCTGTGACCAAATTAAAGTACTTTCCACACACATGCCACTAAAAGTCATCACAGTTACGACCAATAGTAAAATGGTATAAGCAAACCAACTTGCTTTTTCTTATGTACCACCAAATCATCATGCTCTACCACCTTTGTTCTCATTTTTTACATTATACTAATACAATACTAAGTACTACCTTTAAGTTGCCTCAACCAAGTACATAATCATAACCCAAGAGACTTAAAAACTTAGAGATTTAACTACATAAGCAAAATATTACGTTTATATGTAGTTGGTACAATTATTTGGGGCTTAATTGAAGCTCTGAAGATGGCGTGTTGCTGCATTTGCGCACAAAATAGCGATAAGCAGCAACTTTTTTCTTCCTTGAAGCAGAGTTATCAACAGAGAGTACCATTTTGCCAGCTTCTTTTGATGTGAAAGAGTTGTGGATTGCTTCTTCTGTGGCCTCAATCTTCCTTGCCTTATCAACTGCCAAGGTGTAACTACCTTGAGCAATTGGGACAAATTCAGCACTATATTCCAGGTCCCAGCCTCCCACCACAATATCCCATGTGATAGTTGCACCACTCTATCACCCAATAACAACAAGTTAACAACAAATCTATAACCTTTTCCATATGTACCTAAAACAAGCATTTTAAGAGTTCAACCAGCAGCATCATTCACAGAAAGTGGAAAAcaattttacattttcttttaatcaTAACTTAAGATAACTACTAGATAACAGTATAAAACAATACTGTCATTCTATAACATTTTTACTCTTTAAAGTAACTACTACAAAAGAAGAATACTAGACAATATATGATTATTGGCAATGTAAACATCTTTGTAATATTAATgcattttaattaaattcaaaaccaAAATGAAGAAACTTGACAATTCTGATAGGATAAATGAAGAATGAAATTAGAAAATTGTAACCTCTATTCCTTCTATTTGTATGTTCACTTTCTCTCCAGCTTTAACTGTGAACTCAGAAGCAGGTTTTGGGGGACCATTATCCAAATCGCTGGGTCGACTCAATCCACCATACCTAACAGGAATATTCTCTGGCCTTATAAATCTGAACAAAAGACAAAGGATACCAAAGAAAGACAActtcaattcaaaataataatgaatGAAACAAAACTCTGAGACGAAATTGTAAGGAAGATGAAACTTGAGAGCCAATTTCAAATCtttctataaataaattttaagagaaAGAAGGCATTCCCGAATCAAacttttaaaactaatttactTGTAGAGTGTCTCTGCAGCATTTCCCTCCTTAGAGATCAAAAACTTGCTCTTGGTTCTTTGGGTCAGAAACGGACTGAACATTGAATACAACACGCTGAAGTACCATGGCACATTGATGAAAATCTGAAAGCAAGAAAATGAGACAGAGTAGTTAAATTCCCATCACACCAAAACTAAAAGGTGTAGACGACATGACAAAAATAACAAGCAAAAAACCAATGACCTGTTCGGAAAAGCACacataaaataaactaaacttctgtactaaattaaatttagcttgaaaaaatgaaagaatTTCAGCAAAAGTTAACGCATACAAGTTTgctttttaaaagattttaaatcGCAGTAGCAGTTTCATCCTGCTCCTTAACAAATGCAACTTATGCAGTCACAATTGTGGTAAAATCCTTGACATTGGCCAAAATTGCATTCATGAACCAGCTTTTAAAAtcttggtttttatttttatacataaaaagtttcatttattctatttttttgtttGCAAATTATAAAAGTGAATAATCCACCTCAATATCTAGTTCTAAGAAACCTCATTAGCTACCTTAAACAAAGTCTTCCCTTTCAATCACATTTTTTAGTCAACAACACTCCATCCTCGAACAAAGAACTTGGTTGATAAAATCTAAACCACTCTACCCAACAAAACAACATAACACAGTACCTTGCGAGCTACCATTTCAGGATAGTTATCTTGGAAGAGAGAGAGTATCTGGTTAGAAGCAACCCTGAGTTCTCTCTTGGGCATGTCCTTCAGGTCAGTGACCTGAATGAGCGAGTTGATACCGCCGGGCTTGAAGTGAAGCATCTTCACCCCTCTCTCCAGAACCTGAACCCTCCACCTTAAGAACCTCTGCAGCTTCTCCTCATCCCCGAACACTCTCTCATACATCTCCTTATCCTTGAACACCCCATAGGCATTGTAGCACACAGGGTGCCCCTCTCTATCGTAACTGTGAGTGTAAGCCACCACTCCTTCGAGCTCCTTGAATCCCAGCTCCTCCTCCACAATGTTGTCAGCTCCGAACTCGGTCCTCCACGCGAGGCACTTGAGGAGCATGTTAAGGGCGTCGTGGACCCTGAAGTCCCTCGCACGGAGGAACTTCAGGAGCAGCACGTCGCCTCTGTCGCCGCCGTCGAGCAGGGGCACGCCCCACATCGAAGCGGGGTTGGAGGAGTCCGAGGAGGCCTTGAGTTTGTCCCTGAGGTCTTGAAGGGCCTTTTTCTCGGAGGGTTTGAGGTGGGACACGAAGTAGGTGTCCTCTTTGAAGGAGGGGGCTGTCATGAAAGAGGTGAATGTTGTCTTCTTTGAAGGCTTTGGAGAAGCTTCTGTAAGGTCTTGGAAAGGTGTGGAAGAGGGTGTTGTTTCCATTGAGGGGGAGTGCAGATGACCCAGATGGAGTTTTTGCATGGGAATGGGGAATGTGGGTTGGTTTTGTGGTAAAGGACACAGCTTTGGTACAAGGGAGATGGATATAAGAGAAGGAAAATGAGGATACCGAAAAGGAAAGATTTCTTATATGTTGTTAAAGTAGTTTTTTTGGTTGTTGATGTTGTTTTTTTAACTCTTCTTTCGTGTCGGAGTTGAAGGAGTGAAAGCAGATTTGAAAGGGGATGGGGAGAGTGAAGGCACGCGCTGGTTTGAAGCCGGGTGAAGTGTTTCAAGATTCAAGTTTCAAGTTTCAACTTTTAAACCGAGTGCAGTTGGAAAGTGACTGGGGCAGACACTGCCTTGGCATGCATGCTAATTCAACaattactaaataaatttttttattaaataaaatatgctaataatgttatattattttttaatttttgcaaTAGAGAAATTAATGGTGTTTGACATGTAGTGACACTGTACATGTGTGTTTGATTGCCAAGTGACACGCGTGTTGGCATATTTCtagatatttttataaaattgtatcaAAGAAATACAGAAACATAAGAGAAATTAAATTGTTCTTTCTATTAAAAGAAAGACTTTAAACATTTGGCAAACAATTTCAGGTAAAgataaaccatttttttttaactcgGTGGAAAAgacaaaaactgaaaaaaaaaaaaactcaacccAAACCCTAACAATTCAATACGTTAGGTTTGTGTAGAAGATCagtataaaaagagaaaactgaATATCTCGGAAATTTTTaaatcataatataaaatacCAATTACTAAAGAGGAAAATTAGTAGTTATAGACACGAAAAACTAACATTCATTGCAACGAATGCTACATATAAACGAGTTCACTAAAAATACGTcaaaacaacaactcaaaaaGGCAGCAAAGTACttgttaaaattatttgtattgttATCACAAGcttttaaattaagaaaataccTATAATAAACACGTGCTCATCAAGAAACTATCTTCATGTTAATGAACTTGTTGCTAATTAATTGTTTATGGTGTGCTTCTAATTCAAGAAAATCAGGAGCAAAGTcattttatagtaaaaaataataatttaagaggccataattaattaataaaaacaaaaacaaaaaaaagaaattacataattaattcACGAGGTAAGCTGCTGCCCTAGTACAAAGGTAAGCCACTTTATttgacttttatttttttgaaaaattaaaataatttgaattaaacaaaaatattcaatGAATATCACGTTACAATGCCATAGCCCATAAGCTTTGCAGACATTGTTTGTCCATAAATCCTAAAAGGCACAGAACCATGTTTGTCATATGTTCGAGGGAACAAGTTTTGTCTGCATATGTAGATTGGACATGAAATGCATGCATGTATGCTATGGCATGGCTAATGAATTTAGCAGACGCAgaacattaaattaaaaaggATTTGGCAGAGCATAAATCACTTTCAAGTGAATTTCTTTATGAAGTATTGATATActcattaataaatattaaaatttgaaagtgaTTGAACACGGCTTTGTATATGTATTGTCAAATATCAATTTCTGCATGTGAAACTATTGCACATATCCAAGAGTGGTCACGTATTTAGCAGCATAATATATGTAGCCATTATTGTCTCCACTGTGAAGCTGATTTGAGCTTAATAATCATGCATGCATGAACTACACCTTCTTCAGAGGTCTACTAATTTAGTTCAAGGCCACTGTTTGTGCTGGAAACTGAGCCACTCTTGGCATGACCAAAAATGTGAATAAGGTGTTGCAGGCTTTGGATTTTGCTTGCTCCAAAGCAAGAAACATTGTAATTATTACTGAGGCAGCGAATCTCTCAACAGTTTCCAGTGTGGGAAGCTGAGAATATAGCGTGGTCCAGTGCCTGTGGCCGTGACCATGGTTCACGCCAGGGAAATTAATTGCGAGTTGAAAACctttggaatcacatcaatgaAAAACAGAAATCCTTTTGCATACAGATTTTCAGTCAAGTGATTAATGGCATTATAGTTGTTGTTGAGAAAAGTGATTAATAGTGATTCAGTCAAATTTTTGGTTATtaagaaaagatgaaaagaaagagtggttggttttctttttcttttgtgttGTACAAATAAAGGAAGATAGAACAAATAATTGAGACAGTTGCCTAAAGGAAAAGGCATAGGAAGATAGCAGTAATGTGTTAAAGTTTGTTGGGGTAATGCTTTTTATTGTGGGGGAGGTAAGAGTACCGTGAGACTCGAGAATACTGCTACTGCCTTATTGAAACACAACCTGTTTAGTACTCCTGTACCAAGTTCCAAGACTAGCATTTTGTGTCCCATCATAACCCATATGCACCTGTGAAACCAAATGTTCTTACTCGGTTTCCTTCATTATTATTCAGAGAACCATGAGGACTAGGTTATGTAGTTCTTTCGTCAATTCAACAACCAATATAACAACATTAAAtcttatgtttttcttgtagatCCGACTCTATCTATAACCaagatttttttcttttgtggtAGAACAGGAAAGAAAACTTCGCAGCAACACTTTCATTGCTAGTTTTTAGTACAAAATGTGAACTTAAATGTCAACACCAATCAACATGTCAATCAGGCTTCTCTGGTTTGCTCTCACTATAGACGAAAATGTCTGTTATCCTAAGCACAAGTTTCCCTCAAATCAAAAGAGGAAAACAAATTCAAGAATGGTTACAATAGAAAGGTTTATATTCATTGGGAAAATGTGGAGCAAGGATTTGAGAATATATCACTTATTGGATTTATGGTtttgcatgaaaaaaaaatggatataCTGAAAATTAGTAAATATCATCTCTAGAAATCATGGAAAGTCCACTCACGTTgtgttttttctaattttatcctTTACTTCTTTTTAAAGAACCGATTTCATATTCTTTTAATGcacttttcatcttcttttttttacattttttattaataaaagttataCTTCATTACAAATATTAGTTATTACCTAAATtaacaaacacaaatattttaataaaataaaataataataattaataaaattaataataaaataaacttataataaaaaatatatagttatttttaataaacaaattatataataataattattattataaatatattaatattatttatatttaatacaaaattattttttaattataataatttttaaatttatgaatattaaaattatttattctatataacaatttataattttacatatatttataattttatatgtaaattatttttcttcaagtaacttgtattttttttccaaaattaattACTCAACTATATCGGAAATAACTTACATGATTTTAATTCACctaaatttacacaaaaatacttaatatttgataattgtatttttttaaagacaaCGGtgaatttgtaatcttacattttacatttttaaaaaattaaaatactttcacaaccatcacatcactcacaaacttcaataaatcaTTAGTACCAAAAGGCACAATCACGACTACGAATAATGACACTTGGTAGAAACCCGTTGTAACAAAAAGCGCAGTGGcattttcataaataatttgaattttcgAGGATTTATAACGACGGTTGTAGTTATAACTGTAGTTAATAATGGTCATAGTGAGAAATTATGACGGTTCTCCCACCTAACCAtcattataaatgattttttttaaaaaaataaagattgtTACCCACTTAGCTATCGTTATAAaggtaaataaaaataaaaatttgtccATTATGTGCTCTCGCACTCACTCTTGTTCTCCATCTTGCGCCCTCATTTCTTCTTCTCCATCCATCCAACACTCCATTCACGTCGTCGCCTCATTTCTTCCTCCGCGACACCATGCTCCACTCCTCTCCTTCGTGCCACTGAGCTTCCCCCCCTGCCACCATCACTGCAAGCTCTCTCCCTCTACATTCATCGTCAGACGTTGCAGCCACCGTGTCGCATGTCTCCTCTGCATGCGCAAACAGCTCACTCGCTCCGCCGCCAACGGTTAACGCTACCAGGACGTCTGCACGCCTCCAACACCTCTCGGACCTCCTTTTCACCTCTCTACCGCGCCAGACATCTCACTATCCACCACGGACTTTGATGCACCCACAACTACACTATAAAAGGTTAgttattactttttaaatttttaattaattttataataaatatttgcatGTATTTTAGGGTTTGTTAGAACTTCATTTAGTGGATATTTGATGGAGGAGTCCTGACATTGAAGAGAAGAGTGATAGATTTGGAGTTGCAAAAAATTATCATGAAAAAACTTCAAATAGTCATAACTTTTAACAAAAAAgtcggatggagacgcgtaaaaatTGAAAGTTGCTCAAAACGAGCTAGCAAATAACGTGATCAATCCCAAAGAGGATTGGGGTGGACCAAAATTCTAAAAATCTAccatttactatttttttttatttataagtatTATTTAGGTCTTTTTCAGGTATTTTAAGGTTTTAGTTCCATACTTTCACTTGTcagaaaattctaaaatttgcaTGATGTTTTCTAGTATATTAGAAATTTATCAAACCATTATGATTATATTacattcacaaatttattactcgtacattacataatgttatgtgttctaacatgaaattttattatttcagtGCTTATTCTGGATATAACATGTTGAGTGGGAAGGGAAGTGCAAATGCAAAGAAACTCACTTGGATGCACCTTAAGGCAACCATGTATAACACTTTAGGATAGATTAATTATTAGAATGACAaaactttttcatatatatatagaacTTTTTGTATAATGTTATATGTACTAATTTGTTGTATGTAgactttcatatttaaattatgatattacatGCATTATTGTTttggaaattaattttatgCAGGATTagagtgtatatatataataataaaatatttaaaaaaaattacatttatcGTCTTTAAAAatatgtcttttattttatttagcaAGCATTTATAATGACGGTTCCAATGGGAACCGTCTTTaagaatacatttttttaaagacaaattattgtttatttagCAGAATAACAATAGTTTTTTACACGTGTCGTTAATGTGGTTTTATAACGACGGTTTTAGAACCATTGTTATAAACAACTGATTTACAATGACACCCAAAATAACGACGATTCTCGAATCGTCTTTATGTGGCCTTTTTAACCGTCATTAAAGCACTGCTCTACACTAGTGAATTTTTCTCACAAATCTATTCTAACATACCACAAtccaaacacactcactttcttcacattttccttttaaatcctcacaaatccactccctcaaattTTCACACTTTCACTTCTCTATCAAAACACAACCTAAAGAATCAAAAGAGTTGTGACATTCGCATTTCTTCTCAACAcgataaataaaaagaaaattattaaataacaatcaaatttagagactaaaaataattagtcgttatattgattaaattagatattattttagagactaaaaaaatattggtatctaaactagtttctattattattaaaaatttggtatctaaattagctactaaATTTTAGCTATTAagattttagattataaattagcctctaaaagattaatagagattaatttagaatattaaGTAGTTAGTAGCCaaaatcttgatagctaatagtcacataccaatttagaaactactttataaacttttactaataataaaaattactttagataccaataatgtttttagtttataaaatggtttctaatttagtatatggtctctaaaattagtttttatttaataatttttttatagtaataaaACATTCATGAATCTTTTATAGGAAAGTAACAACATTGTTGGTTAGTCTCAAGTGAATCAAGTGAGATCTATATCCACTCATTCTATTCAATAAAACTCACCAACAAGTAATATATTTGTTAATCACATTGattcatatcaaacttcttAGATTATTGATTTTGGAGCCATTAGTCATGTGTGTGCCtttttatctaattttaaaacttattaTCCTATCAAACCTGTTTCTGTTAAACTCTCAACTGGACAACATGTTTATGTGATTCATTCTGGAACTGGAAAATTCAATGACAAATTCTATCTCGTTAATATTTTGGATATACTTGATTTTTCCTTTAATCTCATCTTAGTATCTAAACTTACATCTTCTTTCAATTATTAGTTGACTTTTCATCCAAAATATTGTATCATACAAGATATGAAAACAAAATAGAGGATTGGTATGGTTGACATGATTATTGGCTTATACATTCTTAATAAACATGTTGTTCAAACTCCACCATTCAATTTGTTATTGTTGAACCTATATGTAACATTAAGAACATTGACCTATGGTATTTCAGAAGGGCCcaaattttttctttaagtGATTCACATGCTTTAAAGTCTTTTAATTTGCTTCAAATAGACATATGGGGACCCTGCACGGTTATTTCTATGCATAGTCAAATGTTCTTTCTCATTATTGTTGATGATCACACATGTTGTACTTAGCTTTTCCTAATGAATAACAAATCTAAAACTCGAAATCTTATAATGAATTTTACCACTCAAATTGAAGATCAATTAGTTGTAATGTCAAAGCTATTCAGACTGACATTAGACCTGAGTATTCTATGAAACAATAATTTTCCTATAAATGCATAATATGTTGTGTTAAAACCCTTGAACAAAATGATATTGTGTAAAAAAAAGTAGCAACACCTTTTAAATCTCACTTGTGCCTTGCCTTTTCAGTCTAATTTGGCTATGAAATTGTGGTGTTATGTTGTTTTGCATGGTTCTCTTTGAATTAATTGTATTTCAATACCTTTGCTTAATAATGTTTCTCCTTATGAAAAACTTTATGACGTTTCTCTCTTATATGTCTTTGGATGCCTTTGATATGTTAATACCTTGATTGTTAATACAAAGAAATTGGATAGTCAAATTACCCTAAAATTTTCCTTGGTTTTAAACCTCAAACTAAAGGATAGTTGTTTCTTAACTTTAAgagtaataaaattaatgtttctCGACATGTcacctttcatgaaaaaaaaatcccctatcattcaaattataatattgaaataaatcaaAATGAGATATCTTTACCCATATCTTACGATTACATTTAGAGTTATGATAAAGTTAACTTAAAATATCAAGATGATAATCTTCGAAATATCAATAAGTAATCTCCAAACTAATGAAAACATTGTTAATTATGATACTGATACTAAACTTATTGTGAACCTTCGATGATCTACACCACTTTGAAAGCCTCCTATATACTAGAAGATTTCCAAACAACCTTTAGGTCTTCTACCTCTACTGCTATTACAAACAAACGTATTACATGTGACAAATACCATATAGAATCCTTCAATTCTGATGTTTTATTTCTTCCAATATCAAGTTGTAGATATTTTTACCAAGACGCATCCTCCTGTTGTGTTCAAGTGTTTGTTTTTCAAACTGAGGTATATTCCCAACTTAAGGAAGACTGATAAAACAATATGTTCTTCATCGATTTATTTTTTTGTGAGATGCTAAGCATTTTCTGGACTAGCTTTAGCTTTggttagtttttctttttttggttTATAGTGTTtctagtttttcttttattttcggTTGTGTATTATACTACATTTTTTTCTTGAGAATAACACACAGATGATTATTTCCTTTCACATCCTTTTCGTTACACGCATTttgtttcttctctttctctttttactcttatttttgttttgttatgaaaaatatatgttttctaaTTCTATTTTTAGATAGATGTATTGCATACGATTTTGTTACCTTTCTTTATTTGTGAAATTGAGATTAAATATCTATGAAAAACAGAAGCCAGTATCTTTATCAATTCTAAGGTTACAAAtattgagaaagaaaaagaagatatcgGTTAACGAATAGTCTAAAATGGATATTAAAT comes from the Phaseolus vulgaris cultivar G19833 chromosome 8, P. vulgaris v2.0, whole genome shotgun sequence genome and includes:
- the LOC137826211 gene encoding patellin-6-like, translating into MQKLHLGHLHSPSMETTPSSTPFQDLTEASPKPSKKTTFTSFMTAPSFKEDTYFVSHLKPSEKKALQDLRDKLKASSDSSNPASMWGVPLLDGGDRGDVLLLKFLRARDFRVHDALNMLLKCLAWRTEFGADNIVEEELGFKELEGVVAYTHSYDREGHPVCYNAYGVFKDKEMYERVFGDEEKLQRFLRWRVQVLERGVKMLHFKPGGINSLIQVTDLKDMPKRELRVASNQILSLFQDNYPEMVARKIFINVPWYFSVLYSMFSPFLTQRTKSKFLISKEGNAAETLYKFIRPENIPVRYGGLSRPSDLDNGPPKPASEFTVKAGEKVNIQIEGIESGATITWDIVVGGWDLEYSAEFVPIAQGSYTLAVDKARKIEATEEAIHNSFTSKEAGKMVLSVDNSASRKKKVAAYRYFVRKCSNTPSSELQLSPK